In Salinibacterium sp. ZJ70, one DNA window encodes the following:
- a CDS encoding DNA recombination protein RmuC translates to MDALLPLLIGLVLGAAIATIVTAAVWRARTTSATAVADARVEGMREQLDSARGMYAELLQRTEAEARQRSAALTDENRVLQALAPVSESLEQMRAKVAELEGQRSRQHGEIAEQLRHVTASEERLRQTAEGLAGALRNNATRGVWGETQLRAVVEAAGMLEHVNFDLQSTISVDGRTARPDMIVRLPGGKSIAVDSKVPFSAYLEASAIPETADDAERARRASLLAQHVKAVRDHVTALGARRYWDGLESSPEMVVAFIPSESLLSAALEADPSIMQFAFDRHVALASPVTLFSVLKAVAVSWRHEIVTQEARTLFDVSRELYGRITTLATHVDKLGRSLERSVRDYNGFVGSLERQVLPSARRLSQLDETKVLAPVGELDADVRQLAASELIESLEADAATSRSIG, encoded by the coding sequence ATGGACGCACTGCTTCCCCTGCTGATCGGCCTCGTGCTCGGCGCCGCGATCGCGACGATCGTGACGGCCGCCGTCTGGCGTGCCCGCACGACCTCCGCGACGGCGGTGGCTGACGCCCGCGTCGAGGGCATGCGCGAGCAGCTCGATTCGGCCCGCGGCATGTACGCCGAGCTGCTGCAGCGCACCGAGGCCGAGGCCCGCCAGCGGTCAGCGGCGCTCACGGATGAGAACCGCGTGCTGCAGGCGCTCGCCCCGGTGAGCGAATCCCTCGAGCAGATGCGCGCCAAGGTGGCCGAGCTCGAAGGGCAGCGCAGCCGCCAGCACGGTGAGATCGCCGAGCAGCTCCGCCATGTCACGGCCTCCGAGGAGCGCCTGCGCCAGACGGCTGAGGGCCTCGCCGGGGCCCTCCGCAACAACGCGACGCGCGGCGTGTGGGGCGAGACCCAGCTGCGCGCCGTCGTCGAAGCGGCGGGGATGCTCGAGCACGTGAACTTCGACCTGCAGTCGACCATCTCGGTCGATGGGCGCACCGCGCGCCCCGACATGATCGTGCGCCTGCCGGGCGGCAAGAGCATCGCCGTCGACTCGAAGGTGCCGTTCTCGGCCTACCTCGAGGCGTCGGCGATCCCCGAGACGGCCGACGACGCCGAGCGCGCCCGTCGCGCGAGCCTGCTCGCCCAGCATGTGAAGGCCGTCCGAGACCACGTCACCGCACTCGGGGCGCGGCGCTACTGGGACGGCCTCGAATCGAGCCCGGAGATGGTCGTCGCGTTCATCCCGAGCGAGTCGCTGCTCTCGGCGGCGCTCGAGGCCGACCCGTCGATCATGCAGTTCGCCTTCGACCGTCATGTGGCGCTCGCCTCCCCCGTGACCCTCTTCTCGGTGCTCAAAGCCGTCGCGGTGAGCTGGCGGCATGAGATCGTCACGCAGGAGGCGCGCACGCTCTTCGATGTGTCGCGCGAGCTGTACGGGCGCATCACCACGCTCGCCACCCACGTCGACAAGCTCGGCCGGTCGCTCGAGCGCAGCGTGCGCGACTACAACGGATTCGTCGGCTCGCTCGAGCGGCAGGTGCTTCCGTCGGCTCGACGCCTCAGTCAGCTCGACGAGACGAAGGTGCTCGCACCCGTGGGCGAACTCGACGCGGATGTGCGCCAGCTCGCGGCCTCCGAGCTCATCGAATCGCTCGAAGCCGACGCCGCCACATCACGCAGCATCGGCTGA
- a CDS encoding LysR family transcriptional regulator encodes MRPAPNVSVDDLRFLVAVARAGRLVSAAAAMKVDHTTVRRRIDRLETALGARLIDRAADGWTLTAVGREVVAKASGLDQVVEDVLAAAAGEQASRIRGAVRVLAPDGFGARFVAPALARVRAENPDLQIELVTATRPLTSHGSGFDVAVTVGSVPNTRLAAELLAPYALRLYASPEYLARYDPISSLDDLRAHGLVFYVDALLTVRELELGSLLQGMHVGFGCTNVFAQLDAVRAGAGVGLLHSFMAQGDPQLVPVLPEQVDLRLEYTLVVRRESPATEAVAEVCRALRHEAQSRASELVGR; translated from the coding sequence ATGAGACCTGCCCCGAATGTGAGCGTCGACGATCTGCGCTTCCTCGTCGCGGTGGCCCGCGCCGGCCGGCTCGTCTCCGCTGCCGCCGCGATGAAGGTCGATCACACGACGGTGCGCCGCCGCATCGACCGCCTCGAGACCGCTCTCGGTGCGCGCCTCATCGATCGGGCGGCGGACGGGTGGACGCTCACCGCGGTCGGTCGCGAGGTCGTCGCCAAGGCATCCGGGCTCGACCAGGTCGTGGAGGACGTGCTCGCGGCTGCCGCTGGCGAGCAGGCCTCGCGCATCCGGGGTGCGGTGCGCGTGCTGGCACCCGACGGATTCGGGGCCCGGTTCGTGGCGCCCGCGCTCGCGCGCGTGCGCGCCGAGAACCCGGATCTGCAGATCGAGCTCGTGACGGCGACGCGTCCGCTCACCTCCCACGGCTCGGGCTTCGATGTCGCGGTGACGGTCGGCTCGGTGCCCAACACCCGCCTAGCGGCGGAGCTGCTCGCGCCCTATGCGCTGCGCCTCTACGCCTCTCCCGAGTACCTCGCGCGGTATGACCCCATCAGCTCGCTCGACGATCTGCGGGCACACGGGCTCGTGTTCTACGTGGACGCCCTGCTCACGGTGCGCGAGCTCGAACTCGGTTCGCTCCTGCAGGGCATGCACGTGGGATTCGGGTGCACGAACGTGTTCGCCCAGCTCGATGCGGTGCGAGCGGGCGCGGGTGTCGGCCTGCTGCACTCGTTCATGGCGCAGGGCGATCCGCAGCTCGTGCCGGTGCTGCCGGAGCAGGTGGATCTGCGTCTCGAGTACACGCTCGTCGTACGCCGGGAGTCGCCCGCGACGGAGGCCGTCGCGGAGGTGTGTCGGGCGCTCAGGCACGAGGCGCAGTCGCGCGCGTCGGAGCTCGTCGGGCGCTGA
- a CDS encoding CoA-acylating methylmalonate-semialdehyde dehydrogenase: MTEILDHWVGGTAFAGASTRTAPVYNPAQGVVQKEVRLATTGDVDHAVSVAKAAYPAWADASLAKRQTVLFNFREILNKRKGELAEILTSEHGKVISDALGEIARGLEVVEFACGIPHLLKGEYSENVSTGVDVYSVRQPLGVVAVISPFNFPAMVPMWFFPIALAAGNAVILKPSEKDPTAAIWMAEALKEAGLPDGVFSVVHGDKESVDALLDHEDIASVSFVGSTPIAKYVYERGTAAGKRVQALGGAKNHMLVLPDADLDLVADSAVNAGFGSAGERCMAISVVVAVEPVADELIAKISERMSTLKVGDGTRNCDMGPLITKEHRDKVAGYLEVAEQDGAEIVVDGRGIEVDGDASGFWLGPTLVDKVPTSSKVYTDEIFGPVLSIVRVATYDEGLALINSGRYGNGTAIFTNDGGAARRFQREVEVGMVGINVPIPVPVGYYSFGGWKDSIFGDTKAYGPDAIHFFTRQKAITSRWLDPSHGGINLGFPTN, translated from the coding sequence ATGACCGAGATCCTCGACCACTGGGTCGGCGGCACCGCATTCGCTGGCGCGTCCACCCGCACCGCCCCCGTCTACAACCCCGCGCAGGGCGTCGTGCAGAAGGAGGTCCGCCTCGCCACGACCGGCGACGTCGACCACGCCGTCTCCGTCGCGAAGGCCGCCTACCCCGCGTGGGCCGACGCGAGCCTCGCCAAGCGCCAGACCGTGCTCTTCAACTTCCGCGAGATCCTGAACAAGCGCAAGGGCGAACTCGCCGAGATCCTCACGTCGGAGCACGGCAAGGTCATCTCGGATGCGCTCGGCGAGATCGCGCGCGGCCTCGAGGTCGTCGAGTTCGCGTGCGGCATCCCGCACCTGCTCAAGGGCGAGTACTCGGAGAACGTCTCGACCGGTGTCGACGTCTACTCGGTGCGTCAGCCGCTCGGTGTCGTCGCCGTCATCAGCCCGTTCAACTTCCCGGCGATGGTGCCGATGTGGTTCTTCCCCATCGCGCTCGCCGCGGGCAACGCCGTCATCCTGAAGCCGTCCGAGAAGGACCCGACCGCCGCGATCTGGATGGCCGAGGCGCTCAAGGAGGCCGGCCTCCCCGATGGCGTGTTCAGCGTCGTCCACGGCGACAAGGAGTCGGTCGACGCCCTGCTCGACCACGAGGACATCGCATCCGTCTCGTTCGTCGGCTCCACCCCGATCGCGAAGTACGTCTATGAGCGCGGCACCGCAGCAGGCAAGCGCGTGCAGGCACTCGGCGGCGCCAAGAACCACATGCTCGTCCTCCCCGACGCCGACCTCGACCTCGTCGCCGACTCGGCCGTCAACGCCGGCTTCGGCTCGGCGGGTGAGCGCTGCATGGCGATCTCGGTCGTCGTCGCGGTCGAACCTGTCGCCGACGAGCTCATCGCGAAGATCAGCGAGCGCATGTCGACCCTCAAGGTGGGCGACGGCACCCGCAACTGCGACATGGGTCCGCTCATCACGAAGGAGCACCGCGACAAGGTCGCGGGCTACCTCGAGGTCGCCGAGCAGGATGGCGCCGAGATCGTCGTCGACGGCCGCGGCATCGAGGTCGACGGCGACGCCTCCGGCTTCTGGCTCGGCCCGACCCTCGTCGACAAGGTTCCGACGAGCTCGAAGGTCTACACCGACGAGATCTTCGGACCGGTGCTCTCGATCGTGCGCGTCGCGACCTACGACGAGGGCCTCGCCCTCATCAACTCGGGCCGCTACGGCAACGGCACCGCGATCTTCACCAACGACGGCGGAGCGGCGCGCCGCTTCCAGCGCGAGGTCGAGGTCGGCATGGTCGGCATCAACGTGCCGATCCCCGTGCCCGTCGGCTACTACTCGTTCGGCGGTTGGAAGGACTCGATCTTCGGCGACACGAAGGCCTACGGTCCCGACGCGATCCACTTCTTCACCCGCCAGAAGGCGATCACGAGCCGCTGGCTCGACCCGTCGCACGGCGGCATCAACCTCGGGTTCCCGACCAACTGA
- a CDS encoding exonuclease domain-containing protein, with protein sequence MPVDFTAIDFETANGSSASACSVGLVKVRDGRIVERDGWLIQPPPGHDHFVEWNTRIHGIRADDVLSAITWTDQFPHLLDFAGDDILVAHNAGFDIGVIKAACAATELEVPALSYMCSLQLARKTYTLDSYRLPLVAAAVGFADFPHHDAIADAEACAAIMIDAARRHEAADLPQLSERSGVRLASVAPIAVAIAS encoded by the coding sequence GTGCCAGTGGACTTCACCGCGATCGACTTCGAGACAGCGAACGGCTCCAGTGCGAGCGCCTGCTCGGTCGGTCTGGTGAAGGTCCGCGACGGGCGCATCGTGGAGCGTGACGGCTGGCTCATCCAGCCGCCTCCCGGCCACGACCACTTCGTCGAATGGAACACGCGGATCCACGGCATCCGCGCGGATGACGTGCTCAGCGCGATCACGTGGACGGACCAGTTCCCCCACCTGCTGGACTTCGCGGGCGACGACATCCTCGTCGCCCATAACGCCGGATTCGACATCGGCGTGATCAAGGCGGCGTGCGCCGCCACCGAGCTCGAGGTGCCCGCGCTGTCGTACATGTGCAGCCTGCAGCTCGCGCGCAAGACGTACACCCTCGACTCGTACCGCCTGCCGCTCGTGGCGGCGGCGGTCGGATTCGCCGACTTCCCGCACCACGACGCGATCGCCGACGCCGAGGCGTGCGCAGCGATCATGATCGACGCCGCGCGCCGCCATGAGGCCGCTGACCTGCCGCAGCTGAGCGAGCGATCGGGTGTGCGGCTCGCGTCGGTGGCGCCCATCGCGGTCGCGATCGCCAGCTGA
- the ychF gene encoding redox-regulated ATPase YchF — protein sequence MALTIGIVGLPNVGKSTLFNALTKNSVLAANYPFATIEPNVGVVNLPDPRLKVLAEIFGSERILPATVSFVDIAGIVKGASEGEGLGNQFLANIREADAIAQVVRGFADDDVVHVAGEVNPRDDLEVITTELALADLQTLEKAITRLEKEVKGKKADPAVLAAAQEAKKALDEGTPLSRVKGLELELLKELGLMTAKPIIYVFNVDEAVLTDDARKAELEALVAPAKAVFLDAKVESELIDLDPEDAAELLASTGQTESGLDQLARIGFDTLGLQTYLTAGPKEARAWTIRKGWKAPQAAGVIHTDFERGFIKAEVVSFQDLVDTGSIAEARAKGKARIEGKDYVMQDGDVVEFRFNV from the coding sequence GTGGCTCTTACCATCGGCATCGTCGGTCTCCCCAACGTGGGCAAGTCGACCCTCTTCAACGCACTCACCAAGAACAGCGTGCTCGCGGCGAACTACCCGTTCGCGACGATCGAGCCGAACGTGGGCGTCGTCAACCTCCCCGACCCGCGCCTGAAGGTGCTCGCCGAGATCTTCGGATCCGAGCGCATCCTGCCGGCGACGGTGAGCTTCGTCGACATCGCGGGCATCGTGAAGGGCGCGTCGGAGGGCGAGGGCCTCGGCAACCAGTTCCTCGCGAACATCCGCGAAGCCGACGCGATCGCGCAGGTCGTGCGCGGATTCGCGGATGACGATGTCGTGCACGTCGCCGGTGAGGTGAACCCGCGCGACGACCTCGAGGTCATCACGACGGAGCTCGCGCTCGCCGACCTGCAGACTCTCGAGAAGGCGATCACGCGTCTCGAGAAGGAGGTCAAGGGCAAGAAGGCCGACCCTGCGGTGCTCGCCGCGGCGCAGGAGGCGAAGAAGGCTCTCGACGAGGGCACGCCGCTGTCGCGCGTGAAGGGTCTCGAGCTCGAGCTGCTCAAGGAGCTCGGCCTCATGACGGCCAAGCCCATCATCTACGTCTTCAACGTCGACGAGGCGGTGCTCACCGACGACGCCCGCAAGGCGGAGCTCGAGGCGCTCGTGGCGCCCGCGAAGGCCGTCTTCCTGGACGCGAAGGTCGAGTCGGAGCTCATCGACCTCGACCCCGAGGATGCCGCGGAGCTGCTCGCCTCGACGGGCCAGACCGAGTCGGGACTCGACCAGCTGGCGCGCATCGGCTTCGACACTCTCGGCCTCCAGACCTACCTCACGGCGGGTCCGAAGGAGGCGCGCGCCTGGACGATCCGCAAGGGCTGGAAGGCTCCGCAGGCGGCGGGCGTCATCCACACCGATTTCGAGCGCGGCTTCATCAAGGCCGAGGTCGTCTCGTTCCAGGACCTGGTCGACACCGGCTCGATCGCGGAGGCCCGCGCGAAGGGCAAGGCCCGCATCGAAGGCAAGGACTACGTCATGCAGGACGGCGACGTGGTGGAGTTCCGCTTCAACGTCTGA
- a CDS encoding GNAT family N-acetyltransferase, translated as MANNLTEFGDWNPQQPYGYAPHDVHVIARRGDATVGHVGWARREIGVGERDVVIAGVGGVLVAGHARGRGLGEQLMSAAVASMRDAGGIQFGYLGCRDAVLPFYQSCGWTRVAAVERSLDREGRPSTDPAGQPLLVFPLGPSSEWPEGAIDLRGRAW; from the coding sequence ATGGCGAATAATCTCACGGAGTTCGGTGACTGGAACCCGCAGCAGCCGTACGGCTATGCACCCCACGACGTTCACGTGATCGCGCGCCGAGGTGATGCGACGGTCGGTCATGTCGGCTGGGCGCGCCGCGAGATCGGCGTCGGGGAGCGGGACGTCGTGATCGCGGGCGTCGGCGGGGTGCTCGTCGCCGGTCATGCTCGGGGTCGGGGACTCGGGGAGCAGCTCATGAGCGCGGCTGTCGCGTCGATGAGGGATGCCGGCGGCATCCAGTTCGGCTACCTCGGATGCCGTGACGCAGTCCTGCCGTTCTACCAGTCATGCGGGTGGACGCGCGTGGCGGCTGTCGAACGGTCGCTGGATCGGGAGGGGCGACCCTCGACGGATCCTGCCGGGCAGCCGCTCCTCGTCTTTCCGCTGGGTCCCTCGTCGGAGTGGCCCGAAGGGGCGATCGATCTTCGCGGGCGGGCATGGTGA
- a CDS encoding zinc ribbon domain-containing protein YjdM: MSDALPPCPECREAYTYEQGSLLVCPMCGHEWAADAAVDDAAATAQITDAVGNVLADGDTVTIVKDLKVKGAGGGVVKVGTKVRGIRLIEDGVGDHDIDATVPGFGRMQLKSSVVKKVV; this comes from the coding sequence ATGTCTGACGCGCTTCCCCCTTGCCCCGAGTGCCGCGAGGCCTACACCTACGAGCAGGGTTCTCTGCTCGTGTGCCCCATGTGCGGCCACGAGTGGGCTGCCGACGCGGCGGTCGATGACGCCGCGGCGACCGCGCAGATCACGGATGCCGTCGGCAACGTGCTCGCCGATGGCGACACGGTGACGATCGTCAAGGACCTGAAGGTGAAGGGCGCCGGGGGCGGCGTCGTGAAGGTCGGAACGAAGGTGCGCGGGATCCGCCTCATCGAGGATGGGGTCGGCGACCACGACATCGACGCGACCGTTCCGGGCTTCGGCCGCATGCAGCTGAAGTCGAGTGTGGTCAAGAAGGTCGTCTGA
- a CDS encoding DUF5067 domain-containing protein — MLSRSIPLATAAWLVAAAAILTGCSATPQDSLDGEPTVEEIEIGAEQPGTTVFADGTLTSSKLSIRITDSAVIPQGESGNEYGEAPVLAVWFETTNTSGEEIDPLTAWLTHARAYQTVSDLPAELSLGMAPDSELSMAMTTPIPADATVIGAVAYLLADDEAPVELVLSDTFLTEVGRMSLAVG, encoded by the coding sequence ATGCTCAGCCGCAGCATCCCCCTCGCCACCGCCGCATGGCTGGTCGCCGCCGCCGCCATCCTCACCGGGTGCAGCGCCACGCCGCAGGACTCCCTCGACGGCGAGCCGACCGTCGAGGAGATCGAGATCGGCGCCGAGCAGCCAGGAACGACCGTCTTCGCAGACGGCACCCTCACGTCGTCCAAGCTCAGCATCCGCATCACCGACAGCGCCGTGATCCCGCAGGGAGAGTCGGGCAACGAATACGGCGAGGCGCCCGTGCTGGCCGTGTGGTTCGAGACGACCAACACGTCGGGCGAGGAGATCGACCCGCTCACCGCCTGGCTGACGCACGCCCGCGCCTACCAGACCGTCTCGGACCTGCCCGCCGAGCTCTCACTCGGGATGGCCCCCGACAGCGAGCTGTCGATGGCGATGACGACCCCGATTCCCGCAGACGCGACCGTCATCGGAGCCGTCGCCTACCTCCTCGCCGACGACGAAGCGCCCGTCGAGCTCGTGCTGAGCGACACCTTCCTCACCGAGGTCGGGCGAATGAGCCTCGCGGTCGGCTGA